From one Microbulbifer sp. A4B17 genomic stretch:
- a CDS encoding DUF962 domain-containing protein: MAAIEAQKFESFREFYPFYLQEHSNLTCRRLHFFGTSLVFATIIAAVVTSNLLWLAVTPIAGYGFAWIGHFFFENNRPATFKYPFYSFIGDFVMFKDMLIGRIER, translated from the coding sequence ATGGCCGCAATAGAAGCGCAAAAATTTGAATCTTTTCGCGAGTTTTATCCATTCTACTTACAGGAACACAGCAACCTCACCTGTCGTAGGCTGCACTTTTTTGGTACCAGTCTGGTGTTCGCGACAATAATTGCGGCTGTAGTAACTTCCAATTTGTTGTGGCTGGCAGTTACTCCTATCGCAGGCTACGGGTTTGCATGGATCGGGCACTTTTTCTTTGAAAACAACCGCCCGGCAACCTTTAAGTATCCGTTCTACAGTTTTATCGGAGACTTTGTTATGTTTAAAGATATGCTGATCGGGCGAATCGAACGCTAA
- a CDS encoding TyrR/PhhR family helix-turn-helix DNA-binding protein: MRVEITCANRVGILHEIMQIFGKYRINVTSGELGGDSGDKVYLIAPGMLATQYQTIEKSLHQVPGVKRVRRISLLPLERRHFELDTLLSHVTDPVLSVDREGRVVAANLAAARAFGVSLDKVPGLQLQRFLPLMQVAELLRDFAVPRYGLPLVVRGQSFRVDWSPITLEGNPGAVDSLAGAVLRLQPWDSSEFVTELPRPMVLWDFDLRRRSCLQLQDLSELSAPLLILGERGTGKTTFACAVHYLSPSASRADCYRIIPRDGTIQLPSHLRRTGTLILEDIHTLKTEAQVDLLRKLRNLPASLRLVATAIDRESIAPPLAQLFSSLAMSLPPLRNMRPALPRYASTLMRQESPEASELNFDSEVVELIKLHDWPDNFNGLKDYLMAASSQCLIRGAASISCADVPDLMVKAELPWRDWGRGLTYKEMMEQLERALLADIIKGHSSTRELAKELGISHTAVANKLRKYGLSANKK; encoded by the coding sequence GTGCGAGTAGAGATAACTTGTGCAAATCGTGTCGGCATTTTGCACGAAATAATGCAAATTTTCGGTAAATATCGGATAAATGTGACCTCTGGTGAGCTCGGGGGTGACAGTGGAGATAAGGTCTATCTGATAGCGCCCGGGATGCTTGCTACTCAATACCAGACTATCGAGAAGTCCCTGCACCAGGTTCCTGGAGTTAAGCGGGTGCGGAGGATCTCTCTATTGCCTCTGGAGCGACGTCATTTCGAGTTGGACACTTTGCTGAGTCATGTGACTGATCCGGTTCTTAGTGTGGATCGCGAGGGCAGGGTGGTCGCTGCGAATCTGGCTGCGGCAAGGGCCTTCGGTGTGAGCTTGGACAAGGTGCCAGGTCTACAGCTGCAGAGATTCCTGCCGCTTATGCAGGTCGCTGAATTGCTGCGGGATTTTGCAGTGCCTCGCTACGGACTGCCTCTGGTGGTAAGGGGGCAGAGTTTTCGTGTGGACTGGTCCCCAATCACTCTGGAGGGAAATCCCGGAGCGGTTGACTCACTGGCTGGGGCGGTACTGCGTTTACAGCCTTGGGATAGCAGTGAGTTTGTCACTGAGCTGCCAAGACCAATGGTGTTGTGGGATTTTGATTTGCGTCGAAGGAGTTGCCTCCAGTTGCAGGACTTATCTGAACTCAGCGCACCTCTATTGATACTGGGTGAGCGGGGCACAGGAAAGACAACGTTTGCCTGTGCGGTACATTACCTCTCCCCATCGGCCTCAAGGGCTGATTGCTATCGAATTATCCCCCGTGACGGGACTATACAGCTGCCTTCACATCTTCGTCGAACGGGTACTTTGATTCTTGAGGATATACATACTCTCAAAACAGAAGCTCAAGTTGATTTATTGAGAAAACTCCGCAATTTGCCGGCATCGCTGAGATTGGTGGCCACCGCTATTGATAGGGAATCTATTGCGCCGCCACTTGCGCAGCTCTTTTCGTCGTTAGCGATGTCCTTGCCCCCGTTGCGAAATATGCGACCGGCTCTGCCGCGCTATGCCAGTACTTTAATGCGCCAGGAGTCTCCAGAGGCTAGTGAGCTCAATTTTGATAGCGAGGTGGTGGAGTTGATCAAACTCCACGACTGGCCGGATAACTTCAACGGCCTCAAGGACTATTTAATGGCCGCATCCAGTCAATGCTTGATTAGAGGGGCGGCGTCGATCAGTTGTGCAGATGTGCCGGATTTAATGGTTAAGGCGGAACTTCCCTGGCGGGACTGGGGCCGTGGACTTACCTATAAGGAAATGATGGAGCAACTGGAGAGGGCGTTGTTGGCGGATATTATCAAAGGTCACTCCTCAACCAGGGAGCTGGCTAAGGAGCTGGGTATTTCTCATACCGCTGTGGCCAACAAATTGCGGAAATACGGCTTGTCGGCCAATAAAAAATAG
- the phhA gene encoding phenylalanine 4-monooxygenase codes for MKKEAKKASKYVAREPNEDGFIEYTDLEHQTWQRLIERQLDVLPGRACDEYMHGLELLDLPKDRIPQLEEISSVLRRETGWEVARVPALIGFETFFGLLADRKFPVATFIRTPEEFDYLQEPDIFHEIFGHCAMLTNPAFANFTQKYGQLGLKASPKERAYLARLYWFTVEFGLLNTDDGLRIYGGGILSSPKETLYALSHQPERYDLDAVTALRTPYRIDIVQPIYYVLNSLQQLQELTEIDLMAKVREAIELGLFEPRFPPKDAA; via the coding sequence ATGAAGAAAGAAGCAAAGAAGGCAAGCAAGTACGTTGCCCGTGAGCCCAATGAAGACGGCTTTATCGAGTATACCGACCTTGAACACCAAACTTGGCAGCGTCTGATTGAACGCCAACTGGATGTCTTACCTGGCCGCGCCTGCGATGAATATATGCACGGCCTGGAGCTGTTGGACCTACCGAAAGACCGCATACCCCAACTCGAGGAAATCTCCAGCGTGCTGCGCAGAGAAACTGGCTGGGAAGTCGCCCGGGTTCCCGCCCTTATCGGCTTCGAAACCTTTTTCGGTCTTCTAGCGGATCGTAAGTTCCCAGTTGCTACCTTTATACGCACTCCCGAAGAGTTTGATTATCTGCAGGAACCGGACATCTTCCACGAGATTTTTGGCCACTGCGCCATGCTCACCAACCCAGCATTTGCAAACTTCACGCAAAAATACGGACAACTGGGCCTTAAAGCCTCGCCTAAAGAACGCGCCTATTTAGCCCGCCTCTATTGGTTTACAGTGGAGTTCGGCCTACTGAACACCGACGATGGTTTGCGCATTTACGGTGGCGGCATTCTGTCTTCCCCGAAAGAGACACTCTACGCACTGAGTCACCAACCAGAGCGCTACGATTTAGACGCGGTTACCGCACTGCGCACCCCATATCGCATCGATATTGTTCAACCCATTTACTATGTCCTCAACAGCTTGCAACAACTGCAGGAACTGACAGAAATTGACCTGATGGCCAAGGTCCGCGAGGCTATTGAGCTGGGACTATTCGAACCCCGCTTCCCGCCCAAAGACGCAGCCTGA
- a CDS encoding Lrp/AsnC family transcriptional regulator: MSSLDAIDRKLLAILQSDVSLSIEELAERVGLTKTPCWRRVQKLEKSGIIRRKVALLNAEILGLPVSVFAQVKTDQHTPEWADNFAEHMAQLPEVVACYRMAGDYDYLLRVVVSDITAYDRFYKELIRHVGISDIVSNFALEQIKSTTELPIPSGE; encoded by the coding sequence ATGTCCTCACTTGACGCGATTGATAGAAAACTTCTTGCGATTCTGCAATCTGACGTCAGCCTTTCGATCGAGGAGCTGGCGGAGCGTGTGGGCCTGACAAAAACCCCATGCTGGCGCAGGGTGCAGAAACTGGAAAAGAGCGGCATCATTCGACGCAAAGTCGCCTTGCTTAATGCCGAGATTTTAGGACTTCCGGTCTCGGTGTTTGCCCAGGTTAAAACCGACCAGCACACACCGGAGTGGGCCGACAACTTTGCCGAACACATGGCACAGTTGCCAGAGGTAGTGGCTTGCTACCGTATGGCGGGCGACTACGATTACCTGTTGCGAGTGGTAGTCAGCGATATCACAGCCTACGACCGCTTTTACAAAGAGTTAATCCGGCATGTTGGCATCAGCGATATTGTCTCCAACTTTGCCCTGGAACAGATCAAAAGCACTACCGAGTTACCGATTCCATCCGGTGAATAA
- a CDS encoding cation:proton antiporter — protein MADSSLFQSFFLIFSGAAVVASLALFGRQPLLVAYIALGVLLGPSGFAVIDNLRLLSDMSSVGIIFLLFLLGLDMQPQALVAVLRKATFVGVVSCAIFLGLGFGIGLLFGFTTVESWVIGMALMFSSTIIGIKLLPTTVLHHKHLGELMVGLLLFQDFVAIVCLMVLLSDNTGDEQIWQLALSFGSLPLLILFAWLIVKYILLPLFTRFDRFHEYVFLMALGWCMGMAELAEVVGLSREIGAFIGGITLAASRISQYIALSLKPLRDFFLILFFFSLGAQFKLAMLPEILLPALVTAAAVLVIKPVVFHFLLGNRSEHKVLSWDIGFRLGQISEFSLLIALLAYTQNLIGSAASHLIQATAILTFLVSSYIVVMNFPNPIAIKDELRRD, from the coding sequence GTGGCGGACAGCTCCCTTTTCCAATCATTTTTCCTGATTTTTAGTGGCGCAGCAGTTGTTGCCTCACTGGCTCTGTTTGGACGACAACCGCTCCTGGTCGCCTACATAGCTCTCGGTGTTTTACTCGGTCCATCCGGCTTTGCAGTAATCGATAACCTGCGACTTCTATCTGATATGTCCAGCGTTGGGATTATCTTCCTGCTCTTCCTGTTGGGGCTGGATATGCAACCTCAGGCGCTGGTAGCTGTATTGCGCAAAGCTACATTTGTGGGAGTCGTAAGCTGTGCGATCTTCCTCGGCCTTGGCTTTGGCATAGGTTTGCTGTTCGGATTTACTACCGTTGAATCCTGGGTAATCGGCATGGCGCTGATGTTCTCTAGCACCATTATCGGTATCAAACTGCTTCCCACGACCGTACTTCACCACAAGCACTTGGGTGAACTTATGGTGGGACTTCTTCTTTTTCAAGACTTTGTGGCAATAGTCTGCCTAATGGTACTGCTGAGTGATAACACCGGTGACGAACAGATCTGGCAATTGGCTCTCTCCTTTGGATCGCTGCCACTGCTGATCCTTTTTGCCTGGCTAATAGTAAAATATATTTTATTGCCACTTTTTACCCGCTTTGACCGCTTTCACGAATACGTATTTTTAATGGCACTTGGATGGTGCATGGGCATGGCAGAGCTGGCAGAAGTTGTTGGCCTTTCAAGAGAGATCGGCGCATTTATTGGCGGTATCACGCTGGCTGCCAGTCGGATTTCACAGTACATCGCCCTCAGTCTTAAACCTCTGCGAGACTTCTTCCTGATCCTGTTCTTTTTCAGCCTCGGAGCGCAATTCAAGCTGGCCATGCTGCCCGAAATTCTACTTCCTGCCCTGGTCACAGCTGCCGCAGTGCTGGTAATAAAACCCGTTGTATTTCACTTCCTGCTTGGAAATCGCAGTGAACACAAGGTGCTCTCGTGGGATATTGGATTTCGACTTGGGCAAATTAGTGAGTTTTCCCTGTTAATCGCCCTGCTCGCTTATACGCAAAACCTGATTGGCAGCGCAGCATCACATTTAATCCAGGCAACCGCGATTCTTACATTCCTGGTGTCGTCTTACATTGTGGTGATGAACTTTCCCAACCCCATTGCAATCAAGGATGAGCTGCGAAGAGACTAA
- a CDS encoding amidohydrolase family protein — MKVIDVWAQHPTERFLAEPFFDTLKRWMGQDFKEVPLEWTLSAMDMADVSKALISAWHGPSGALISNDEVLDLTLTHPDRFCGLASVDLRKPVEAVQTLRKYVLEHDFKGLRIVQWLWELPCTHPLYYPLYAACVELDVPVCLQVGLTGPLRSSDSGRPAHIERVALDFPDLKVVCGHIGYPWHNEMIAFATKFPNVYIDTSAYKPKRYPRELVSFIKSHGKNKVMFGTNYPMLTPEMCLKEMHLLELGDEVAELFLYKNAERVFKL; from the coding sequence ATGAAAGTGATTGATGTTTGGGCCCAGCATCCTACAGAGCGTTTTCTTGCTGAACCTTTCTTTGATACTTTGAAGCGTTGGATGGGGCAGGATTTTAAAGAAGTGCCCCTTGAGTGGACCCTGTCAGCTATGGATATGGCAGATGTGTCCAAGGCATTGATTTCTGCTTGGCATGGGCCGAGCGGAGCCTTGATTAGCAATGATGAAGTACTGGATCTTACTTTAACTCATCCTGACAGGTTTTGCGGTCTGGCATCAGTGGACTTGCGAAAGCCAGTAGAGGCTGTACAAACCCTGCGCAAGTACGTTTTGGAGCATGACTTTAAAGGGTTGCGTATTGTGCAGTGGCTCTGGGAGTTGCCTTGTACTCACCCTTTGTATTATCCGCTATACGCGGCTTGTGTTGAGCTGGATGTGCCAGTTTGTTTGCAAGTGGGCCTTACCGGGCCGTTGCGCAGCTCTGATTCTGGCCGTCCTGCTCATATTGAGCGGGTTGCTCTCGATTTTCCTGATCTAAAGGTTGTTTGTGGCCATATTGGGTATCCTTGGCACAATGAAATGATCGCTTTTGCGACCAAGTTTCCCAATGTCTACATAGACACTTCTGCTTATAAGCCAAAAAGATACCCCCGCGAGCTGGTTTCATTTATCAAGTCGCACGGTAAGAATAAGGTGATGTTCGGGACTAATTATCCCATGCTGACACCGGAGATGTGTTTAAAGGAAATGCACCTTCTGGAGTTGGGGGATGAGGTTGCCGAGCTCTTCTTATATAAGAATGCTGAAAGGGTGTTTAAGCTTTAA
- the lepB gene encoding signal peptidase I, translating into MSRFSFKGAVRNNRGAILFLFLMYFFKSAYADWSPVPSGSMEPTIHPGDFLWVDKTSYGPTLFFFNKQVAQWGNPSRGDVITFLPPQTDQLYVKRVIGVPGDSLRIEGVNVFVNGAQLEYRLESGVGSDILGREVIGGREHQFKLSGNKKLPYIGKTIEIPEGKYFVMGDHRNDSLDSRYWGLVDRDRVMGKVTSLAFSFSKERDFFSSVAMPLK; encoded by the coding sequence ATGAGCAGGTTTAGCTTTAAGGGTGCGGTAAGAAACAACCGCGGTGCAATATTGTTTCTATTTCTTATGTACTTTTTCAAGTCAGCGTATGCTGATTGGTCTCCAGTACCAAGTGGGTCTATGGAGCCTACTATTCACCCTGGTGACTTTTTGTGGGTAGATAAGACGAGTTATGGGCCAACTTTATTTTTCTTCAATAAGCAGGTTGCTCAATGGGGGAACCCTTCCCGAGGAGATGTTATTACCTTTTTGCCACCTCAAACTGATCAACTATATGTGAAGCGTGTAATAGGCGTCCCTGGTGATAGCTTACGTATTGAAGGGGTGAATGTGTTTGTTAATGGGGCTCAGCTTGAGTATCGCCTGGAAAGTGGGGTGGGTTCGGACATCCTGGGTAGGGAAGTCATTGGTGGCAGGGAACATCAGTTCAAGCTTAGTGGTAATAAGAAATTGCCATACATTGGGAAGACTATTGAGATCCCTGAAGGTAAGTACTTTGTCATGGGAGATCATCGCAACGATAGCTTGGATTCGAGATATTGGGGCTTGGTTGACCGTGATAGGGTTATGGGCAAAGTTACATCTTTAGCGTTTTCCTTTTCTAAGGAGAGAGATTTCTTTAGTAGTGTGGCGATGCCTCTCAAGTAG
- a CDS encoding LysR substrate-binding domain-containing protein produces MSTHLRSLDLNLLPVFEALMIERNLTRAAVKLHMSQPAVSAALKRLRATYEDELFIRTARGLRPTERALVLHPSIHQALNTVRSGFQQTSFDYRKAEQEFSIVMPDVVETLMIPGFCKWLREFAPGIRLTVLPDESEMTARMVSNGEVDLIIDYLPVNSPSHVNQPIAEEELVIIVSKHNKNVGETISEKKFQSLPQVSLLRGNPMGSPMERLARPRKLQRNICLRVPHLSSFPYVVCTTDLIGVVPARMMISSYYKGLPIRMLKLPMAFPKVVLQLTWHKSQTTNPAHRWLREKILELYPSL; encoded by the coding sequence ATGTCTACGCATCTTAGATCACTGGATTTAAATCTGCTCCCCGTGTTTGAGGCACTTATGATTGAGCGAAACCTGACCAGAGCCGCAGTAAAACTGCATATGAGCCAACCTGCCGTCAGTGCCGCCCTCAAGCGGTTGAGAGCTACTTATGAAGATGAGCTTTTTATACGGACCGCTAGGGGATTGCGTCCTACTGAACGCGCACTGGTACTGCACCCCTCTATTCACCAGGCGCTCAATACCGTCCGTTCAGGCTTCCAGCAAACGTCTTTTGATTACCGGAAAGCAGAGCAGGAATTCTCCATCGTTATGCCCGATGTGGTGGAAACTCTGATGATCCCCGGCTTCTGCAAATGGCTTCGAGAATTTGCACCCGGCATCAGGCTTACTGTACTCCCCGATGAGTCAGAAATGACAGCCAGAATGGTGAGTAATGGGGAAGTAGACCTAATCATTGACTACCTACCTGTCAATTCCCCCAGCCATGTTAACCAGCCTATTGCAGAAGAAGAGCTTGTGATTATTGTCAGCAAGCATAATAAAAATGTGGGTGAGACAATCAGTGAAAAAAAATTTCAATCGCTGCCACAAGTATCTCTATTAAGAGGAAACCCTATGGGCTCTCCAATGGAAAGGCTAGCCAGGCCCAGAAAGTTACAGCGCAATATTTGTTTACGAGTCCCACACCTTTCGTCTTTCCCCTATGTGGTTTGCACAACCGATTTAATTGGCGTTGTACCAGCAAGAATGATGATTTCAAGCTATTATAAAGGGCTTCCCATACGTATGCTCAAACTGCCAATGGCATTTCCAAAGGTAGTACTTCAGCTCACCTGGCATAAGTCGCAGACAACAAATCCAGCTCATCGATGGCTAAGGGAAAAAATTTTGGAGCTTTATCCGAGTTTATAA
- a CDS encoding DUF885 family protein yields MNQVQLASYFAGYSDILSLREEIKQKTGKKFDLKAFHKEFLSFGNAPVPIIRKLMLAKLQEEDQGQRQNRVRNKVQVIYKLSVAKIVKGILRFPIESA; encoded by the coding sequence TTGAACCAGGTACAGCTAGCCAGCTATTTTGCCGGTTACTCAGATATCCTCTCTCTGCGTGAGGAAATTAAACAAAAAACTGGGAAAAAGTTTGATCTAAAGGCCTTCCATAAGGAGTTCCTCAGTTTTGGTAATGCGCCAGTGCCAATTATCCGAAAATTAATGCTGGCAAAATTGCAGGAAGAAGATCAAGGTCAAAGGCAGAACCGAGTGCGTAATAAGGTACAAGTAATCTACAAACTATCAGTCGCGAAAATCGTCAAAGGAATCCTGCGGTTCCCAATAGAAAGTGCCTAA
- a CDS encoding DUF2489 domain-containing protein, whose amino-acid sequence MTVFPTWLLVVAALIIFSLAVVAGYYLRKLSVAQKKQAEQLAELEQAAEDQRERVNDSIQIIARTLLDDGVGLTEASIRIRVLLDALQVEDKVREEFVAFYTIAEKTGHIPILKDWKELPRKEQFKYELEMAQVEADYKDFAMDAAKRILGRSF is encoded by the coding sequence ATGACGGTGTTCCCCACTTGGCTGCTGGTTGTTGCAGCTCTGATTATCTTCTCCCTGGCGGTTGTAGCTGGCTACTATCTGCGCAAATTATCAGTAGCGCAAAAGAAGCAGGCCGAACAACTGGCGGAGCTAGAGCAAGCTGCCGAAGATCAGCGCGAAAGAGTAAACGACAGCATCCAGATTATTGCCCGCACATTGCTGGATGATGGGGTAGGGCTCACCGAAGCTTCGATTCGTATTCGTGTTCTTTTGGATGCGCTTCAGGTGGAAGATAAAGTGCGTGAAGAGTTTGTAGCCTTCTATACCATCGCAGAGAAAACCGGTCATATCCCAATTCTAAAAGACTGGAAAGAACTGCCGCGTAAAGAACAATTCAAGTATGAGTTGGAGATGGCGCAAGTAGAGGCGGACTATAAGGATTTTGCGATGGATGCCGCCAAGCGGATTTTGGGGCGTTCTTTTTAG
- a CDS encoding AEC family transporter has product MENIAFALLVTGPIFLMIIGGYLLTRQGMLHKSFIDDATVLVFNVMLPALLFDSIYSSDAKPADEIPLLTAGILGTCAIVPISWLMARPIAVKDRSAFIQGAFRGNVAIVGLAWVEKAFGESGVSHSAVLVAALTIQFNIFAVILFVFYNEEKKFSFGLLLRELAKNPLIIGVFLAILCRVLNIKVPQMVFDTVKILGSASLPMGLICIGASMKLGQLLRSSPTALTSSVLKLFGVPILSVLIGWALGMSPTYLGYLMLITGSPCAISAFVMAHTMGGNSQLAANIVGLSTVLSVISASIGLALLKVYI; this is encoded by the coding sequence ATGGAAAATATTGCCTTTGCCCTGCTGGTTACTGGCCCGATCTTTTTGATGATTATTGGTGGTTATCTGCTAACCAGGCAGGGCATGCTGCACAAATCGTTTATCGATGATGCAACGGTGCTGGTTTTCAACGTGATGCTGCCCGCGCTGCTGTTCGATAGTATTTATTCTTCGGACGCAAAGCCCGCAGATGAGATTCCTCTTTTAACAGCGGGTATTTTGGGTACCTGTGCGATAGTCCCCATATCTTGGCTGATGGCTCGGCCTATCGCTGTGAAGGATCGCAGTGCGTTTATCCAGGGGGCATTTCGTGGAAACGTTGCCATTGTGGGCCTCGCCTGGGTGGAGAAGGCCTTCGGCGAATCGGGAGTTTCGCACTCTGCGGTGCTGGTTGCTGCGCTGACAATCCAGTTCAATATATTCGCGGTAATACTGTTTGTTTTTTACAACGAAGAAAAGAAGTTCAGCTTTGGCTTGCTACTGAGGGAGCTGGCAAAGAACCCATTAATCATCGGGGTATTTCTGGCAATTTTGTGCAGGGTGCTGAATATCAAAGTGCCACAAATGGTGTTTGATACCGTTAAAATACTGGGCTCAGCGAGTTTGCCGATGGGGTTGATCTGTATCGGTGCGAGTATGAAGCTGGGCCAGCTACTGCGTAGTTCGCCAACAGCGCTGACGTCCTCAGTGCTCAAGCTGTTTGGGGTGCCGATACTCTCAGTGCTGATAGGTTGGGCTCTGGGTATGAGCCCAACCTACTTGGGATATCTGATGTTGATTACAGGCTCGCCCTGTGCGATATCAGCTTTTGTGATGGCCCATACCATGGGTGGCAATAGCCAGCTGGCGGCCAATATTGTTGGCCTCAGTACAGTGCTTTCTGTTATTTCGGCCAGCATCGGGCTGGCGTTACTTAAGGTGTATATTTGA
- the rmuC gene encoding DNA recombination protein RmuC, with protein MAPSPGRFPGQASGRGSWQIPDLSISFQVWEYHSMPAFPLQLNADHAVMAAVAILFLLGLVFWLARASSRRALLQSQAALQVAQARIESSRERESQLGVEVESLRTELADKLQQLTRSQVLVEKGEAALAEQRKLMEQMRIAMGEQFENLANRIFEEKQQSFVRRSEDSLRKSLDPLERQLGDFRKRVEHVYDRENAERNSLLGQIKALREQTQRISDEALNLTSALKGDRKIQGNWGEVVLERLLEESGLQKGREYETQVTLTSDGRRRQPDVIVRLPENKDLIIDSKVSLVDYERYSSAETDEGRTQALKQHVNSLRAHITGLNKKAYEQLEGVRTLDFVFIFVPIEAAYMLAMQADPDLFRFAYEKQIVLVSPTSLMATLRTVENIWRYEKQNKNAEKIADEAGKLHDQFAMVLESLDVLGDRLRQADDAYQQTYKRLVTGRGNAVKRIDSLRKLGAKTRKQISAQVRERADDSGQLALPQEEGVAAED; from the coding sequence ATGGCGCCTTCGCCTGGGCGGTTTCCCGGGCAGGCCAGTGGGCGAGGCTCCTGGCAAATTCCTGATTTATCTATCTCTTTCCAGGTCTGGGAGTACCACTCTATGCCAGCGTTCCCGCTGCAATTGAATGCCGATCATGCGGTGATGGCGGCTGTTGCCATCTTGTTTCTGTTGGGCTTGGTGTTTTGGTTGGCGCGAGCCAGTAGCCGCCGCGCTTTACTGCAGAGCCAAGCTGCTTTGCAGGTGGCTCAGGCGCGTATCGAAAGCAGCCGCGAGCGGGAATCCCAACTTGGGGTTGAGGTGGAATCCCTGCGTACCGAGCTGGCGGACAAGCTCCAGCAGCTCACGAGAAGCCAAGTGCTGGTAGAAAAAGGGGAGGCGGCCCTGGCGGAGCAGCGCAAGCTGATGGAGCAAATGCGTATTGCCATGGGTGAGCAGTTCGAGAATCTGGCTAACCGGATTTTTGAAGAGAAGCAGCAGAGCTTCGTGCGCCGCAGTGAAGACAGCCTGCGCAAAAGTCTCGATCCGCTGGAGCGCCAGCTGGGGGATTTCCGTAAGCGGGTGGAGCATGTCTACGATCGCGAAAATGCCGAGCGCAACAGCCTGCTTGGGCAGATCAAAGCGTTGCGCGAGCAAACCCAGCGTATCAGCGATGAGGCCCTGAACCTGACTTCGGCCCTGAAAGGGGACCGCAAGATTCAGGGTAACTGGGGTGAAGTGGTGCTGGAACGCTTGCTGGAGGAATCCGGCTTGCAGAAAGGGCGCGAGTACGAAACCCAGGTAACCCTGACGAGCGATGGCCGCAGGCGCCAGCCGGATGTGATTGTGCGCCTGCCGGAAAACAAAGACCTGATTATCGATTCCAAGGTCTCCCTGGTGGACTACGAGCGCTACAGCTCGGCGGAAACCGATGAGGGGCGCACCCAAGCCCTGAAACAGCATGTGAATTCCCTGCGCGCCCATATCACCGGCCTTAACAAGAAGGCCTACGAGCAGTTGGAGGGTGTTCGCACCCTGGATTTCGTTTTTATTTTCGTGCCCATTGAGGCTGCGTATATGTTGGCTATGCAAGCGGACCCGGACCTGTTCCGTTTCGCTTATGAGAAGCAAATTGTCCTGGTGAGCCCCACCAGCCTGATGGCGACCCTGCGCACCGTCGAGAATATTTGGCGCTATGAGAAACAAAACAAGAACGCGGAAAAAATCGCCGACGAAGCCGGCAAGCTGCACGATCAGTTTGCTATGGTGCTGGAGTCACTGGATGTTCTTGGTGACCGCCTGCGCCAAGCGGATGACGCTTACCAGCAGACCTACAAACGACTGGTGACAGGGCGTGGTAACGCGGTGAAGCGGATTGATAGCCTGCGTAAGCTGGGTGCTAAAACCCGAAAGCAGATTTCTGCCCAGGTACGCGAGCGAGCTGATGACTCTGGACAATTAGCGCTTCCTCAGGAAGAGGGAGTCGCTGCGGAAGATTAA
- the murI gene encoding glutamate racemase, whose translation MHKHSAHPDSPAPSALIFDSGVGAISIAREIRRLMPGLTLHLGVDNGFYPYGNKSEEELRPRIVQQAQAMMEHCEADILVVGCNTASTLALPQLRESLQKPVVGVVPAVKPAAAASRSRTIALIATEGTVNRRYTRELIEQFANGNRVINVPAPELVHLAESKLRGEAITAEDLEPVLHRVFHTAGGDQVDIAVLACTHFPLLREELDQFAPRSIQWLDSGEAIARRVRWWLEELELMLPNAPNTGRLITSTVDLTGNIERAFSEFAPVAEPLESNP comes from the coding sequence ATGCACAAACACAGCGCCCACCCAGATAGCCCAGCCCCCAGCGCCCTGATCTTTGATTCCGGCGTGGGCGCCATCAGCATTGCGCGGGAGATCCGCCGCCTGATGCCGGGCTTGACCTTGCACCTGGGTGTGGACAACGGCTTTTACCCCTACGGCAACAAAAGCGAAGAGGAACTACGCCCCCGCATCGTCCAGCAGGCCCAAGCCATGATGGAGCACTGCGAGGCTGATATTTTAGTGGTGGGCTGCAATACCGCCAGCACCCTGGCCCTACCCCAGCTGCGCGAATCCCTACAGAAACCCGTAGTGGGCGTAGTGCCCGCGGTGAAACCCGCCGCTGCCGCCAGCCGTTCCCGCACTATTGCCCTGATTGCCACCGAAGGTACTGTCAATCGCCGCTACACCCGCGAGCTGATCGAGCAATTTGCCAACGGCAACCGGGTAATTAATGTGCCCGCACCGGAGTTGGTGCATCTGGCGGAAAGCAAACTGCGCGGCGAAGCCATCACCGCAGAGGATTTGGAGCCGGTCTTGCACCGCGTATTCCACACCGCCGGTGGCGATCAGGTAGATATTGCCGTATTGGCCTGCACCCACTTTCCCCTGCTGCGTGAAGAACTGGACCAGTTCGCCCCCCGCTCAATCCAATGGCTGGATTCCGGTGAAGCCATCGCCCGGCGCGTGCGCTGGTGGCTGGAAGAACTTGAGCTGATGCTGCCGAATGCCCCAAATACTGGCCGCCTGATCACCAGCACGGTGGACCTAACCGGCAATATAGAACGGGCCTTCAGCGAGTTCGCCCCAGTTGCCGAACCCCTCGAATCCAACCCTTAG